In one window of Fictibacillus phosphorivorans DNA:
- a CDS encoding cyclic-di-AMP receptor, producing the protein MKMIIAVVQDKDSNRLQDALVDKNYRATKLATTGGFLKAGNTTFMIGVEDAQIDDVMEIIRENCKSRNQMVAPVSPMGGNADAYVPYPVEVEVGGATVFVLPVESFQQF; encoded by the coding sequence ATGAAAATGATTATAGCCGTTGTTCAAGATAAAGACAGCAACCGATTGCAAGATGCGCTTGTTGATAAAAACTACCGTGCTACAAAACTCGCGACAACAGGAGGATTTTTGAAAGCAGGGAACACAACGTTTATGATTGGTGTGGAAGATGCTCAGATCGATGATGTTATGGAGATTATTCGGGAGAACTGCAAGAGCCGTAATCAGATGGTGGCACCAGTTTCCCCTATGGGAGGCAATGCAGACGCTTATGTGCCATACCCGGTTGAAGTTGAAGTAGGCGGTGCGACTGTATTTGTTCTGCCGGTTGAAAGCTTTCAGCAATTTTAA
- a CDS encoding YaaR family protein, with translation MKIGQDIRPILDTKQNDGKMGKKTSISFGEAVSKQSEKLHSEQLTRLLGDIENQGKRLLQSQTVRDLQLYKNLVQRFVKEAVDFGMQLKQNKSWNEQGRSRTLKLVKEVDEHLIELTEAVLSQEKDSITLLDRIGEIKGLLVNLYT, from the coding sequence ATGAAAATTGGCCAAGATATAAGACCCATTCTGGATACGAAGCAGAACGATGGAAAGATGGGTAAAAAAACATCTATTTCCTTTGGTGAAGCTGTGTCCAAACAAAGTGAGAAATTACATTCCGAACAGTTAACAAGACTGTTAGGTGATATAGAAAATCAAGGCAAAAGGCTGCTTCAATCACAGACGGTACGAGATCTGCAGCTATATAAGAACTTGGTTCAACGCTTCGTAAAAGAAGCTGTTGATTTCGGTATGCAGCTTAAGCAGAACAAAAGTTGGAACGAACAAGGGAGATCGCGCACACTGAAACTCGTAAAAGAAGTAGATGAACATTTGATCGAGCTGACTGAAGCTGTCCTTAGCCAAGAGAAGGATTCGATCACTTTGCTTGATAGAATCGGAGAAATTAAAGGTTTGTTAGTTAATTTATATACGTAG
- a CDS encoding aminotransferase class I/II-fold pyridoxal phosphate-dependent enzyme — MKHAPLYEALINHSHTNKWSFHVPGHKNGHIFEERAKATFQSVLPFDVTELSGLDDLHHPEGVILETQQLLADYYRVKQSFFLVNGSTCGNHAMILSSFNDEDIVLVQRNCHKSVLNGLELAGVTPVFLHTEMDEEGGYPLGVHLQTVKEAVERYPHVKGIILTNPTYYGMQQDIQDIADLIHSVGGIVLVDEAHGAHFGLKDMPISSIHKGADMVVQSAHKTLPALTMGAYLHVNSERVNIHRLKHALQLVQSSSPSYLIMASLDLSRLYLENLSNDDINRILSQAEGMRKYIDSLPHLKVIKAPDRYQIDPLKITVQSDRELSGYELQALFEKEGLFTELADDRNVLFVLPLGTVNDSTDLQRVLKKVSDQLPRYNKREQTEQSLTDVLQVSRLSLSYREMRGLQAKSQSMMDSEGQIAAEAVIPYPPGIPLVAKGEQITSKHIDEYSLLKKKGARFQGITEDHLIYVFDHR; from the coding sequence ATGAAACATGCACCGCTATATGAAGCGTTAATCAATCATAGTCATACAAATAAATGGTCATTTCATGTGCCAGGCCATAAGAACGGTCACATCTTTGAAGAGAGAGCTAAAGCCACTTTTCAATCTGTTTTACCGTTCGATGTTACTGAGCTGTCAGGACTTGATGACTTGCACCATCCCGAGGGTGTGATCTTAGAAACACAGCAGCTTTTGGCTGATTACTACAGAGTGAAACAAAGCTTTTTTTTAGTAAATGGAAGCACGTGTGGAAACCACGCCATGATTCTTTCGTCATTTAATGATGAAGACATCGTACTCGTCCAACGGAACTGTCATAAGTCTGTGTTAAATGGTTTAGAGTTGGCTGGTGTTACTCCAGTTTTTCTTCATACCGAGATGGACGAAGAGGGTGGATATCCATTAGGTGTACATCTTCAAACGGTGAAAGAAGCGGTTGAGCGTTATCCTCATGTGAAAGGAATTATACTGACTAACCCTACGTATTATGGCATGCAGCAAGATATTCAAGACATTGCTGATTTGATTCATAGTGTTGGTGGTATTGTCTTAGTTGATGAAGCGCATGGAGCACATTTCGGATTAAAAGATATGCCGATCAGCTCGATACATAAAGGGGCAGACATGGTTGTGCAATCTGCGCATAAGACTTTACCGGCTCTAACGATGGGCGCTTATTTACATGTGAACAGCGAACGAGTAAATATCCACCGTTTAAAGCATGCTCTACAGTTAGTACAGTCTAGCTCTCCTTCCTATCTGATCATGGCTTCACTTGATCTTAGCCGACTTTACCTTGAAAATTTGAGCAATGATGACATCAATCGTATCTTGTCTCAAGCTGAAGGTATGAGAAAGTATATAGATTCACTTCCGCATCTAAAAGTAATAAAAGCTCCAGATCGATATCAGATTGATCCATTAAAGATTACTGTACAGTCTGATAGGGAATTATCAGGGTATGAGCTTCAGGCTTTATTTGAAAAAGAAGGGTTGTTTACCGAGTTAGCAGATGATCGGAATGTTTTGTTCGTTTTGCCGCTCGGCACGGTGAACGATTCTACTGACTTACAAAGGGTATTGAAAAAGGTATCCGATCAACTTCCTCGTTATAATAAAAGAGAACAAACAGAACAATCCTTAACAGATGTTTTACAAGTGAGTCGTTTATCCCTTTCGTATAGAGAAATGAGGGGTTTACAGGCGAAATCTCAGTCGATGATGGATTCAGAAGGACAGATAGCAGCAGAAGCCGTTATTCCTTATCCTCCGGGAATTCCACTTGTCGCAAAAGGAGAACAAATTACTTCGAAACATATAGATGAGTATTCTTTATTAAAAAAGAAAGGTGCTCGGTTCCAAGGAATTACCGAGGACCATTTAATATATGTTTTTGATCATAGGTAA
- the tmk gene encoding dTMP kinase, producing the protein MKGLFITLEGPDGSGKTTQIAKVAEYLRKHEVDFIQTREPGGTAISDKIRALVLDPEHKEMHDLTEVLLYAASRAQHVHEKIIPALEEGKVVLCDRFVDASLAYQGFGLGVGEERVLQVNNIATSGLVPHRSYFVDVSPQVGKERMKARYGTENLDRIEQKDLSYHERVREGFAQIFSRQADRIVRINGEQSPDAVFEEIVKDLDQLLSNHKKK; encoded by the coding sequence GTGAAAGGTTTATTTATTACGCTAGAAGGGCCGGACGGGTCTGGAAAAACAACACAAATTGCGAAGGTTGCTGAGTATTTACGAAAGCACGAGGTAGATTTTATCCAGACGCGTGAGCCAGGTGGAACAGCTATCAGCGATAAGATACGAGCGCTTGTCTTAGATCCAGAGCATAAAGAAATGCATGATCTGACAGAAGTTCTACTCTATGCAGCTTCACGTGCACAGCATGTACATGAAAAGATTATTCCTGCATTGGAAGAAGGAAAAGTTGTACTCTGTGATCGATTTGTTGATGCATCGCTTGCCTACCAAGGGTTTGGTCTTGGTGTAGGTGAGGAACGTGTGCTGCAAGTGAACAACATTGCAACGAGTGGACTTGTACCCCACCGCAGTTATTTTGTAGATGTTTCGCCGCAAGTTGGAAAAGAACGAATGAAAGCTCGCTATGGAACAGAGAATCTAGACCGAATCGAACAGAAAGACCTTTCCTATCATGAACGTGTGAGAGAAGGGTTTGCTCAGATCTTTTCAAGACAAGCTGATCGGATCGTTCGAATCAATGGTGAACAGAGCCCTGATGCTGTGTTTGAAGAAATCGTAAAGGATTTAGATCAACTTTTATCGAATCATAAGAAAAAGTAG